One stretch of Candidatus Baltobacteraceae bacterium DNA includes these proteins:
- a CDS encoding ABC transporter ATP-binding protein, translated as MSILAIKKVTQRFGGLVAVKELDFEVEAGSIVAMIGPNGAGKSTVFNLITGIYKPSEGAIEFNGAQIQGRSTSAIAALGIARTFQNIRLFAFMSAIDNVMTGRHARMHATLADSLLNTPRARKEEGSVRERAHDILKFCALDEHAHSYAANLAYGPQRRLEIARALASDPKLLLLDEPAAGMNPNEKTDLMALIRRIRDTGVTVFLIEHDMGLVMQISERIAVLDYGEKIAEGLPEAIRANERVIEAYLGKPA; from the coding sequence TTGAGCATCCTCGCCATCAAGAAAGTGACGCAACGCTTCGGCGGCTTGGTAGCCGTTAAGGAGCTCGATTTCGAGGTCGAAGCCGGCTCGATCGTCGCCATGATCGGTCCAAACGGCGCCGGGAAATCGACGGTGTTCAATCTGATCACGGGCATCTATAAGCCCAGTGAAGGCGCGATCGAGTTCAACGGCGCGCAAATTCAAGGACGCTCGACCAGCGCGATCGCGGCGCTTGGTATCGCGCGGACCTTCCAGAACATTCGGCTTTTCGCGTTTATGTCGGCAATCGACAACGTCATGACGGGCCGTCATGCGCGCATGCACGCCACGCTGGCGGATTCGCTCTTGAATACACCGCGCGCGCGAAAAGAAGAAGGAAGCGTGCGCGAGCGCGCCCACGATATATTGAAGTTCTGCGCACTCGACGAGCACGCGCACTCCTACGCGGCGAATCTGGCTTACGGCCCGCAACGCCGTCTCGAGATCGCGCGCGCGCTCGCGAGCGATCCCAAGCTTTTGCTGCTTGACGAACCCGCGGCCGGAATGAATCCGAACGAGAAGACCGATCTGATGGCGCTGATCCGCCGGATTCGCGATACCGGCGTCACGGTGTTTTTGATCGAGCACGACATGGGGCTCGTCATGCAGATCAGCGAGCGAATCGCCGTTCTGGACTACGGGGAAAAGATTGCCGAAGGTTTGCCTGAAGCGATTCGCGCCAACGAGCGTGTCATCGAAGCTTATCTCGGGAAACCGGCCTGA